Proteins encoded together in one Cytophagia bacterium CHB2 window:
- a CDS encoding lmo0937 family membrane protein — protein MLWTIALILVGLWLLGFFGGYAAGGLIHVLLVIAIIVVVFRVIQGLKVL, from the coding sequence ATGCTTTGGACCATCGCTTTGATTCTTGTGGGCCTGTGGCTGCTGGGATTTTTCGGCGGCTATGCGGCGGGTGGACTAATTCATGTGTTGCTGGTTATCGCCATCATCGTGGTGGTGTTCAGAGTCATTCAGGGACTTAAAGTGCTGTAG
- a CDS encoding peptidoglycan-binding protein, translating into MKIRNAESGAQALSFNANRDAGNAAAKNADSTVFAANALINKNEKQETKAMRDFPSFIEIILAQGVLQQCGYYHSPLDGNLGKSARQALKGFQKDNGLAATGVLDEELFRTLLAWQEAKAYVTDA; encoded by the coding sequence ATGAAAATACGAAACGCTGAATCGGGAGCTCAAGCACTTTCTTTTAACGCGAACCGTGATGCCGGAAACGCGGCAGCAAAAAATGCCGACAGCACAGTATTCGCGGCGAATGCACTAATCAACAAAAATGAAAAGCAGGAGACCAAAGCGATGCGAGACTTCCCCTCTTTCATAGAAATTATTTTGGCGCAAGGGGTTTTACAGCAATGTGGTTATTACCATAGCCCGTTAGATGGAAACTTGGGCAAATCCGCTCGCCAGGCGCTCAAGGGCTTTCAGAAAGACAATGGGCTTGCCGCTACCGGAGTTTTGGATGAAGAGCTTTTTCGCACGCTGCTGGCTTGGCAGGAAGCGAAGGCGTATGTCACAGATGCTTAG
- a CDS encoding OmpA family protein codes for MRKTVRMLLGAALLVTSMGCGLSNKAKGGAIGAGAGGVAGGLIGRAAGNTALGAIIGAAVGGTAGVIIGNHMDKQAEEMRKDLENAKIERVGEGIKITFDSGILFETNSSNLQSVARANIESLVKILNKYPDTNIFIEGDTDSEGTDEYNQKLSERRAQAVADYQRGLGIDGARISTVGLGESNPIASNDTVDGRQQNRRVEVAIFANDKLKAAAQAQAGTD; via the coding sequence ATGAGAAAAACAGTACGGATGTTGTTGGGCGCAGCCTTGCTGGTCACCAGCATGGGTTGCGGCTTGAGTAACAAAGCCAAAGGCGGGGCGATCGGCGCGGGCGCGGGCGGTGTTGCCGGCGGCCTGATCGGACGCGCCGCCGGGAACACGGCGCTGGGCGCGATCATTGGGGCCGCGGTCGGCGGAACCGCCGGCGTCATCATCGGCAATCACATGGATAAGCAAGCCGAAGAGATGAGAAAAGACCTCGAGAATGCAAAAATCGAACGCGTCGGCGAGGGCATCAAGATCACGTTCGACTCCGGTATTCTCTTCGAGACCAATTCCTCCAATTTGCAATCGGTGGCGCGAGCGAACATCGAGAGTTTGGTGAAGATCCTGAACAAATATCCGGACACCAACATTTTCATCGAGGGAGATACCGACAGCGAAGGCACGGACGAATATAACCAAAAATTGTCGGAACGCCGTGCGCAAGCGGTTGCCGACTATCAAAGGGGCCTCGGTATAGACGGCGCCAGGATTTCGACGGTGGGCCTGGGTGAGTCAAACCCGATTGCTTCAAACGATACGGTTGACGGTCGCCAGCAAAACCGGCGCGTTGAAGTTGCCATTTTTGCGAACGACAAGCTGAAGGCGGCGGCGCAAGCGCAAGCCGGTACAGATTGA
- a CDS encoding DUF4332 domain-containing protein — protein sequence MIMSKEPHHELLNLGLGKRYAELLKATGVASVPELAERHPENLHLCLVVTNEEKKLVRKLPTLSKVAARVEQARNSLTA from the coding sequence ATGATCATGTCGAAAGAGCCGCATCACGAGTTGCTCAATCTGGGTCTTGGGAAGCGGTATGCTGAGTTGCTGAAGGCGACAGGAGTCGCCAGTGTGCCGGAATTGGCCGAGCGGCATCCGGAGAATCTGCATCTGTGCTTGGTTGTGACCAATGAAGAAAAAAAACTGGTGCGCAAACTGCCAACCCTGTCAAAAGTCGCGGCGCGGGTGGAACAAGCCCGAAATTCTCTGACAGCATGA
- a CDS encoding dodecin domain-containing protein has translation MSVARVTEITATSAKSFEDAIQMGIARANKTLQNVKGAWIKDHKVVVENGKISAFRIVMKVTFVLND, from the coding sequence ATGTCTGTCGCTCGAGTAACTGAAATCACCGCGACCTCTGCCAAAAGTTTTGAGGATGCCATTCAAATGGGAATCGCGCGAGCCAACAAGACTTTGCAGAACGTCAAAGGCGCCTGGATCAAGGACCACAAGGTGGTGGTCGAAAACGGCAAGATCAGCGCATTTCGCATTGTGATGAAGGTCACGTTCGTTCTCAATGACTGA
- a CDS encoding sensor domain-containing diguanylate cyclase produces MRKANDDLLALVTELQKRDSEMKLLNRMNDLLQTCTTQEEAYQVIALMAGELFVGQSGCLAILHAWDQYLEIVARWGEEATVESIFALEDCWAMRRGQPHVVVNPAAGLLCRHFVHQPVSGYCCVPLTVQGETLGLLCLVGVAVRTGEHQMSQQQLVVTVGEAVKLSLSNLRLREKLREQAIHDPLTGLFNRRYLEETLPRELHHARRGNSSLCLAMLDLDHFKPFNDTFGHEAGDLLLRELAQVLREKLRQSDMVCRYGGEEFVLVLPDSSLANAWQRVEQIRVLVRELQIRHSEQLLGRMTVSVGIAKAHDHGSTTRELLRAADEALYAAKQAGRDRVVVYEMRN; encoded by the coding sequence TTGCGGAAGGCCAATGACGACCTTTTGGCCTTGGTGACGGAATTGCAGAAGCGCGACAGTGAAATGAAGTTGCTCAACCGCATGAATGATCTGCTGCAGACATGCACGACACAGGAAGAGGCCTATCAGGTGATTGCCCTGATGGCAGGTGAACTATTCGTCGGGCAAAGCGGGTGTCTGGCGATCTTGCATGCCTGGGATCAATACCTTGAGATCGTCGCGCGCTGGGGCGAGGAGGCGACGGTGGAGTCCATCTTCGCATTGGAAGATTGTTGGGCGATGCGGCGCGGTCAACCTCATGTCGTCGTGAATCCGGCGGCGGGTTTGCTGTGCCGTCATTTTGTCCATCAACCGGTTTCGGGCTACTGCTGTGTGCCGTTGACCGTACAAGGCGAAACCCTGGGGCTGTTGTGTCTCGTCGGTGTTGCCGTCAGGACGGGCGAGCATCAGATGAGCCAGCAACAACTGGTCGTAACGGTGGGCGAAGCGGTCAAGCTGTCTTTGTCCAACTTGAGACTGCGAGAAAAACTGCGCGAACAGGCAATCCATGATCCGCTGACCGGCCTTTTCAACCGGCGCTACTTGGAGGAAACTCTGCCGCGCGAGCTGCATCATGCCCGGCGCGGGAATTCCTCCTTGTGCCTCGCGATGCTCGACCTCGATCACTTCAAGCCATTCAACGATACTTTTGGGCACGAGGCCGGCGATTTGCTATTACGTGAGCTGGCGCAGGTGCTGCGGGAGAAGCTGCGCCAGAGCGACATGGTGTGCCGCTATGGCGGCGAGGAGTTTGTGCTGGTTCTGCCCGATTCCTCGCTGGCCAACGCCTGGCAGCGTGTGGAGCAGATTCGCGTGCTGGTTAGGGAATTGCAGATTCGGCATAGCGAGCAACTGCTGGGGAGGATGACCGTGTCGGTCGGCATCGCGAAGGCGCATGACCACGGCTCCACCACACGTGAATTACTGCGCGCGGCTGACGAGGCCTTGTATGCCGCTAAGCAGGCCGGGCGTGACCGCGTCGTGGTCTACGAAATGAGAAACTAA
- a CDS encoding PAS domain S-box protein — translation MAGLVQEFTERKQIEEALKASEVRYRRLFETAKDGIIILEADTGQLIDVNPFLEDMLGYSHEELLGKTLWEIGAFKDIAANQAAFRQLQSQEYIRYDNLPLETKGQQSRQVEFVSNVYWVDGRKVIQCNIRDITARKRAREELAEGQ, via the coding sequence ATGGCGGGCTTGGTGCAAGAATTCACGGAGCGCAAGCAAATCGAGGAGGCGCTGAAGGCTTCCGAAGTTCGCTACCGGCGGCTCTTCGAGACGGCGAAAGACGGCATCATCATTCTGGAGGCGGATACCGGACAGTTAATCGACGTCAACCCATTTCTGGAAGATATGCTGGGTTATTCTCACGAGGAATTGCTAGGCAAGACGCTCTGGGAAATCGGCGCCTTCAAGGATATCGCCGCCAACCAGGCCGCTTTTCGGCAATTGCAAAGCCAGGAGTATATTCGCTACGACAATCTACCGCTGGAAACCAAGGGACAGCAGAGCCGGCAGGTGGAGTTTGTGAGCAACGTCTATTGGGTCGATGGCAGAAAAGTGATTCAATGCAACATTCGCGACATCACCGCACGCAAGCGCGCGCGAGAAGAGCTTGCGGAAGGCCAATGA